In Desulfofustis limnaeus, the genomic stretch TATCGCCATATGCTCGGATACGTGAGAGGCCGGTGGGACAGGCAGGAAATGGAGCAATGTCTGGCTCGAGACACCAGGCGCTATGCCAAGCGACAAGCCACCTGGTTTCGCAATGATTCCTCGATTATATGGTTTGCCAGCGGCGAGCATGAGCAGCTGCTCGCCCATATTGGCCGTTGGCTATCCATTCATCAACGCTAGAGATCAGGGGCCTCATTTACCCATGGCGCAACAACCCAGCATCGCTCTTCATCCAGCTATCCGAGCCTATTTTCAGCAGCGCGGCATGGTCGACGAAGAGGAAATCGCGACTTATCTGCTACCGACCTTGGCAGAATTGCCTGACCCTTCATTGCTGCACTCGATGCGACAAGCCGTTGCCCTCATTGTTCAAGCGCTTGAAGAGCAGTGGGATATTCTGGTTTGGGGTGACTATGATGTGGACGGCATAACCGCCACGGCCTTGCTGGTTCACTTCTTCCAGGATCTGGGTGTTGCGGTTCAGCACCATATCCCAAACCGTTTGACCGAAGGGTACGGACTCAACAAGCGACGATTGACCTCGCTCGCCGAACAGATGAAAGCTCGGAAGCTGTTGATCACCGTTGATTGCGGTATCGCCAATCACCTTGAGGTGCATATGGCGAAAAAACTGGGGTTTGAGGTGATCGTGACGGACCATCACAACCTGGCTGGATCTCTTCCGGCGGCGGGGGCGGTGATCAATCCGAAGCAACGGGACTGCACCTTTCCCGGCAAGGAGTTGGCCGGCGTCGGCGTCGCATTTTATCTGGCCGCAGCGGTTCGATCTAAACTAAATAAGCACGGCAATAAAGAATCATCAAAAATAAATTTAAAGTCATTTCTCGATATGGTCAGCATCGGCACCATTGCCGATGTGATGCCGCTGGTGGGAATCAACCGAGTTCTGGCAAAAGGTGGATTCGAGGTGCTTGGCCAGGGAAGGCGCAAAGGCATTTCGTTTTTGCTGCACGAACTCGGGTTGAACCCCACCCTGATGAGCGGTGAAAACGTCTCCTTCCAGATCGCGCCGGTCATCAATGCCGCTGGTCGGCTCGGCCAGCCGGAAGTCGCCCTGGAATTGCTCCTCTGTCAGGACGAGGGTTTACTGAAGAGATTGACCGACCAGTTGATCGAGTTGAACACGAAACGCAAGGAGCTGGCGCTGAGGGACCTAGAAAATGCCTTATCTATGGTTGATAGCTTATCGATAGAAAGGCATAAATGCATAGTCGTAAGTGGTCCTTTCCATGAAGGCATTCTCGGCATTACCGCGGCGCGACTGGTGGAGTTGTTTCGGGTCCCGGCGCTGGTGTGCACTCAGACGGAGAATGCCGACGGTTTATTGAAAGGATCAGCGCGTGCGCCACTTGGCTTTCATTTGTATGAAGCCATGGAACGCTGTCGCTCTTGCCTGCATTCTTTTGGTGGGCACGCAGCCGCTGCCGGTTTTTCCGTCCAGAAAGAGGCGCTTCCCTCGTTGCTCAGAGACTTTGCAGCTGTTGCCAACGAGGATGGTGTCCGGAACGATCGATTGTCGACTGAGATGAGGCCGCTACCGTTGACGATCGATGAGGCTCTTGACCGCCGGCTTTTGCATAACCTTGCGCAACTGGAACCAACCGGGGAAGGGAACCCCAAGCCGATCTTCTATGATGACCGGGTTATGCTTGTCTCCCTCTCCCGATTCGGCAGGGACAAGGAGCATTTCCGAGCCTTGGTTCGCGGAAGGTATCAGAACGTGCCGGTCATAGGCTTTGGTCTTGGCGACAAAGCAGCCGATATCGACACGAGTTCCTCCTGCGTTCTTTCGTACACCCATATGATTGACTCATATAACGGCAAGACCAGCTGGAAGATACGGGCGGAAAACATTTGGCAATAACGCCAAACAAAAGAGAGGAGGCTGATTTTGCGCGAGACGTTTTCTTCTTTCGCCAAACGTTCGCAGCCCGTGTTTTCTCGGCTGGCGACCGAAGAGCGAAAAGGTCCTGTTTTGCTAGCAGGTTTTGTCGGTTCATCGTGAACGAGCGCACTTTCTCTGAATCACAACGGCAATAGACCCGGCGCAGGGTGTCGCTTCCAAGCACGGCTTTTCGGTCAGGTTGCCTTTTGGCCACTGCTGACAGACAGGCCATCCGTGGCCTGATGTCAATTGCGGGTGTCCTGTCCGCAACTCTGCAGGTCTACGATGGCGAGGTGGTGGACTTTCGTGGATGGATCTGTTTAGCCCCATCGGATGTGACGATCCGCTCTGCCAGTCCTTCGCGAATGCTACCTCCGGCAGGATCGGCAAACCCGAGAATCAGCTTTCCAGATTACCGAGTGCATGGTCGGTCGTGCCGAGGGGTGGGCGGATGGTTGGTACCGTTTCGCCTGGATGAGCAACCGGTTATCGCCATGCACGGTTTATTTTACATAATATACATTATGCGACATTTAAGAATGAGCTAAGAGCATCCTTTTGTTTTTGGCCCAAACGTGGTATGAAACGCTTCCCGGGGATCAGTTCACCTGCGATGAAAAATTATATTAAATACGTAATAACAAAAAGATAATAGATAAAACTCGAATCCTTCAGGGTCCTGTCATGTACACTGTCTATCAAGAACCGTTGGTAAGTCGTTATACCAGTCGTGAAATGCAGTATCTCTTTTCCGAGGAAAAGAAATTCACCACTTGGAGGAAGTGTTGGTTGGCCCTTGCCGAAGCCCAGTATGAACTTGGCCTGACCGATCTCATTTCAGTCGAAATGCTCGATGAGATGCGTGCCAACCTCGACAATATCGATTACCGATTAGCCCAAGAAAAAGAACGAGAGATACGCCACGATGTTATGGCTCACGTTTTTGAGTTCGGTACCAAATGCCCCCGAGCCGAAGGCATCATCCATCTTGGCGCAACCTCCCAGTTTGTCGTCTGCAATACCGATCTGATGATTCAGAAAGAGGCCATGCAGCTGATCAGAAACGGTTTGCTTACCGTTATCTCACAGCTCGCTTCCTTCTGTGAGCGTTACAAGGCCCTGCCGACCCTTGGTTACACCCATTATCAACCGGCTCAACCGACGACCGTTGGCAAGCGTAATACCTTGTACCTGCAAGACGTGCTGCTGGATCTGAAATCTTTGGATCGATTCGTAACCGACATGGCCGCCCGGGGAGCCAAGGGTACCGTCGGCACCCAGGCGACATTTTTAGAATTATTTCAAGGTGATCATGACAAGGTCCGGAAGCTTGACGAACTGGTTGCCCGAAAACTTGGCTTTACCGGCACCCTGCCGGTCACCGGACAGACCTATAGCCGCAAACTTGACATCAAACTGATCGAGGTACTGGCCGGGATCGGCGCCACGGCACACAAATTTGCCGTGGATTTGAGACTCCTGTCCAATCTGAAAGTTCAGGAAGAGCCATTTGCCGAAAAGCAGACGGGCTCTTCGGCCATGGCCTACAAGAGAAACCCCATGCGGTCGGAACGGATGACCGGTCTGGCGCGGAAGTTGATGGGCTTATGTGCTGATTTTTATGCGACTTACGCCAATCAGTGGTTCGAGCGGACTTTGGATGATTCAGCCATTCGCCGGATGGACATCCCGCAGGCCTTTCTGTTGACTGACGCTATATTAAAGTTGTTTGTGAACATTTCAGCTAATATGGTTGTTTATCCGAATCAAATAAATAAACATCTCGAAGCTGAATTGCCCTTCATGACCACCGAGAAAATCCTGATGGAGGCGGTGGCCAGAGGATGTAGTCGTCAAGAAATGCATGAAATCATAAAAGAACACTCGGTTGCCGCCGGTTACGTCGTCAAGCAGGAAGCACGGGACAATGACCTCCTGGAACGACTGGCCGCCGATGACCGTATCCCCCTCAACCGCAGTGAGCTCGACCGGTTAACCGGTGACTATGCACAATTCACCGGCCGTGCCGCCAGACAGACGGAAGAATATCTTCAGGAGCATGTCTACCCGTTATTGGCGCAGAACAAAGACTCCCTGGTGATGATCGATGCCGAATTGTCGGTGTGAGCGATGCAGGATCAATCGTCAGCTCGTCTGGTAGAGACCTTTTATCGAATCGAGCCCCAACAATTCCACTATCTGAAATTCATTCTCGAAGGATATGACAACCTTGGCGTTCTCTCCGCCGTCTCTGCTCGCGCCGGCGTCGTCAGAATCAGATGTTGTCGCGAGTCGCTGGCCGAGCTTATGGAGCTTATGAGAAGCCTCGCTCCCAATATCAAAAGGCGCCAGTTGACCTGAACGACTGCGCTGTCATTTCCCCCTCTCGTGACGTACGATAAAATCATGGAAAAAAAGACCGTTTGGATCAAAACCTTCGGGTGTCAGATGAACATCCGCGACAGCGAGATCATGTCTCAGAAGCTGGCGGAACAGGGATATCGTGCCTGCGCTTCCCTAGAAGAGGCCTCGCTGATCGTAATCAACACCTGCTCGGTGCGGGCCAAGGCCGAACAAAAACTGTTCTCTCTGCTCGGCTCACTGCGCGCCGCCAAACAGGCCAACCCCTCTTTGCGTATCTGCGTAGCCGGTTGTGTAGCCCAACAGGAAGGCAAAAACATCGTCGAGCGTATGCCCCATGTGGATCTGGTGATCGGTACCCAACAGATTTACGACCTGCCGGAGGTGCTGGCCCGAGCAGGAACCGTTCAGGTGCGAACCGAACTCTCGGAAACCTACCACATCCCCCGTTACCTGCAGGATCCGGGAAGCCTCTCCCCTGCTCCGGAAGCTGAGGAAACAGCCCTTTTCAGCAGATATGTGACCATCATGCAGGGGTGCAACAACTTCTGCACCTATTGTGTCGTGCCCTTTACCCGGGGGCGAGAGGTGTCGAGGCGGGCCGCCGATATCATCGACGAGGTCACCCGGTTGGTCGGTACCGGGGTCCGGGAAATCATCCTGTTGGGCCAGAATGTCAATTCCTACGGCAGGGAAAACCCAGTCTGTGAGGACGGCGCCCCCTACCCGTTTTCCCGGTTACTGCGTGATGTGGCCGGTATTGAGGGACTGCGTCGCTTGCGTTTCACCACCTCGCATCCGAAAGACCTGTCTGATGACCTGATCAGCTGCTTTGCCGAGCTAGACAACCTCTGTCCGCAGTTTCATCTGCCGGTACAATCGGGTTCCGATGCCATACTACGGAAAATGAACCGAAAATATACGCGGGCCGACTACCTGGACAAGGTCGACCGATTACGTGCCGCCCGGCCTGATCTGGCCTTGACGACCGATATCATTGTCGGCTTTCCCGGGGAGACCGATGCAGATTTTCAGGCTACCATGGAACTCTTGGAGCGGGTTCGCTATCATGGTTCTTTTTCCTTCAAGTATTCGGATCGACCGAACACAGCGGCATCAAGCTATACCGACAAATGCAGCGAGGAGATCAAGAGTGAGCGCCTGCGGATCTTCCAGCGGCGGCAGGATGAGATCAGTCTGGAACGAAATCGGGAATACCTGGACCGCATCGTCGACGTGTTGCTCGAGAGCGTTCAGGATGACGGGGCCATGGGCCGGGCGCCGACGAACCATATCGTTCATCTGGAGAAGCGGCCGGACGCCAGCCCCGGTTCGTTCATCAGGGTTCGAGTGACCGGCGCCGGACAACACAGCCTCAAGGGGGTGCCGCTCGGCAGCTGATCAGTCGTTGCTTTCTTCTTCGTTGGCTTGGTGACGATCCTGATCATCCTCCAACCGGACGGCCTTGTCGGGCTCTTCCGCCAGCCCTGGTAATTCAAGCGCCTGGGGCTGTTTCACGGCATTTTTTTCGGTCGTTTCAACGGCCCGCCTGACCACGCGGTTCGATACCCGTTTACCGATAGCTGCCGGTCCCTTGATCAGATACTCGTCGAAATGAATGTCGGTCACGTTGCTCTTGGCCCGCCGAGAAGGCACGAAGCTGACCCGAGCGTGCTGATCGGCCCCGGTGAGCAGCAGCATGATCCGTGAACGGGGGTGTTCGGGAAAGAGCCGGTACTCCTTGTCCAGGATAAATTTCGGGGTGGTGAAGCGCTTGACATAGGCATGGTTTTCCGAACCTTCCCGATAGATGACATTGAACACCGTATCTTCCTCGATGACCCCCGCGTATTCGAGTTCTTCCCCGACAAAGAGCTTGTCCGGTACCGGAATGACCTTGTAGGTGCCCGTGCGGAAGATCAGCAGGAGCCGGTCATACTCCGAACAGACAAACGAGATATCGCCCGGGTCGTCACCGGCCTTGACCTGATGACCGAAAAAACCGCTGTGTCGCTGGTACCCGACCGTCAGATTGGACAGAGCCACCTTGCGCACCTCCACCTCGGAAAACGTGGTGATCTCGGTTTGACGGGGGTATTCGGAACCGTATTTGGTCAGTAGTTTGCCAAGGTAGTCGATGGTGTATTTTACCACGTCGGTGAGGTGGGTCTCCACCACCTTGATATCGCTCCTGATTTCTCGGATTTCCCGGGCGTGCCGCTCGATGTCGTGGCGGGAGATGCGTTTGATCTTGATCTCCAGCAGCCGCTCGACATCCTCTCGGGTGACCGGACGCAGCAGTTCTGAGGCAAAGGGCAGCAGCGATTCCTCGACGGTGGTCAGCACCGCCTCGTAGCTCGTTTTTTCCTCGATCTGCTTATACAGTCGCTCTTCGATAAAAATTTGTTCCAACAGACGCGCCTGCAGCCGTTCCTTGAGCTTCTGCAGCTCATTCTCCAGCTCTTTGGTCAGATCGCTGACCAGCTTTTCCGTATTGAACCGCAGCACCTCATCCACCGTACTGACCTGGGGAAACGAGCCTTTGATCAGGGTCAGGTTGGTATTGAGAGACAACTCACAATCGCTGAAGGCGTAGAGCGCCTTGATGGTGTCCTCGGCATAGATGCCGCGCGGCAGTTTGATCTCGATCTCCACATTCTCGGCGGTATAGTCGTTGATCGAAAGGATCTTGATCTTCCCGGATTTCGCCGCCTTTTCAATGGATTCGATCAGTGAGGTGGTGGTTGTTCCGTACGGGATTTCGGTGATGGTGATGGTCTTCTCGTTGGTCTCGGCGATCCGGGCCCGACAGCGCACCCGACCGTTGCCGCTGTGGTAGTCGGTGATGTCAATCAGTCCCTTTTGCTGGAAATCAGGGAACAGTTCGAACGATTCCCCTCGCAGTAAAGCGATCTGCGCCTTGAGCAGTTCCTGGAAATTGTGTGGCAGAATCCTGGTGGCCATGCCGACGGCGATACCGTCGGCCCCCTGGAGCAGAAGCAGGGGGATCTTGGCCGGCAGGGTCACCGGCTCATACATCCTGCCATCGTACGATTCGACGAATTCGGTCAGTTCCTTGTTGAACATGACCTCCTTGGCCAGCGGTGACAGGCGGCATTCGATATAGCGTGCCGCCGAGGCCTGGTCGCCGGTATAGATGTTGCCGAAGTTCCCCTGTCGATCGATGAGGTACCCCTTGTTGGCCAGATTGACCAGGGCGGAAAAGATCGACGCGTCGCCGTGCGGGTGCAGTTTCATGGTCTCGCCAACCACGTTGGCGACTTTGTGAAAACGCCCGTCCTCCATGTTGAAAAGCGTTTGCAGGATGCGCCTCTGCACCGGTTTCAGACCGTCTTCGATGGCCGGTATGGCGCGCTCTTTAATGACGTACGAGGTGTATTCGAGAAAGTTGCTGTCGAACAACCGGTGCAGTTTTCCTATCTGTTGGTTCATGCCTGTCGACCGCTGGATGAAAGGTGGCAAAAGAAGCTCATATCAGGTGTTCCATGATGTACTGCTTGCGCTCCGGGGTGTTTTTGCCCATGTAGAAGGACAACACCTGGGCAATTTCGCTGATACTGTCGATGGTAACGTTGCGCAGACGGATGTCGTCCCCGATGAATTGGCCGAATTCTTTCGGGCTGATCTCGCCAAGTCCTTTAAAGCGGGTTGTTTCTGCCGCTTTTTTGGCCTTGCCGCGGCCCTGCAGCTTGCGCAGGGCCGCCTCCTTTTCCTTCTCCGAATAGCAGTAGATGGTCTCATCCCGGTTACGGACCCGGTAGATGGGTGTTTCCAGGATATGGATATGGCCGAGTTTGACCAGCGGTTCGAAATAATGGAGGAAAAAGGTCATCAGCAGGTTGCGGATATGCAGGCCGTCGACGTCGGCATCGGTGGCGATGATGACCTTGTCGTAGCGCAGGTCGGCAATGGAATCCTCGATATTGAGGGCCTGCATCAGCGAGTACATCTCCTCGTTCTTGTAGAGCAGATTGAGTCGCTGCCCGAGGACGTTCATCGGTTTGCCGCGCAGCGAGAACACCGCTTGTCGCATGGGATCCCGCGAGGAGACAATGGAGCCGGCTGCCGACTGGCCCTCGGTGATGAAGACCATGTTCTCGTAACCAGGTTTGGACGGCTTGTCTTTGGAGGGGTGGTATTTGCAATCCTTGAGTTGCGGGATCTTGATGGCGACCTTTTTCGCCTTGGCCCGTGCTTCGGTGCGGACGATCTGCAGTTCCTTGCGCACCTTCTCGTTGCGGATGATTTTGTCCAGAAGCTGCTCGGCGGTCTCACTGTTCTTGTATAATTCGCTAGATACGGCGTCCTTGACGCAGTTGGCGATCCATGAGCGGATGTCGGTGTTGCCCAGCTTGTTCTTCGTCTGGGATTCAAAAATCGGATCGCGGATCTTGATGGCCAGGGTGCCGACGATGCCGTCCCGCACGTCCTTGTTCATGAATTTTTTGCCGGAAAATTCGTTGATGCCCTTCAGGATTCCTTCCCGGAAGGCCGACAAGTGGGTCCCACCCTCGCTGGTGTAGGTGCCGTTGACGAAGCTGTAGTAGGAGTCGCCGTAGGCGTCGGTGTGAGAAAAGGCGAACTCCAGGGTCTGGTCCTTGTAATAAATGGGCTGGTAAAGATTGGAGTCGTTGAGCTCTTTGGTCAACAGATCGAGCAGGCCGTTGGCCGAGTGATAAATGGTCTTGTTGAAATGAATTTTCAGACCGGCATTGAGATAGACATAGCGCCAGAGGCGGCGGTCGATGTAGGTGACGTCGTAGATGAAATCGGGAAAAAGTTCGCGATCCGGCAGAAATTCCACGGCCGTACCGTTTTTCTCGCCGCTCTCGCCCTGGTCGCGTTCCACCAGAATGCCGCGGTGAAAAAGCGCGGCGGCATAGGAACCGTCACGATAGGAGGTGACGCGGAATTGTTCGGACAGAGCGTTGACCGCCTTGGTGCCGACCCCGTTCAGGCCGACGGAGAACTGGAAGACGTCGGTGTTGTATTTGGCGCCGGTATTGATCACCGATACGCATTCCACGACCTTTCCCAGGGGGATACCGCGTCCGTAATCCCTGACCCTGGTCAGGCCGGTCTCGTCGATCTGTACGTCGATCCGTTTGCCGGCGCCCATGATGAATTCGTCGACCGCGTTGTCGATCACCTCCTTGAGCAGGATATAGATGCCGTCGTCGGGGTGAGAGCCGTCGCCGAGTCGGCCGATATACATGCCGGGGCGTTTTCGGATATGCTCCAGAGAACTCAGGGTTTTTATCTTGCTTTCGTCGTACAAATGAGAAGATGTCGTCATTATATAAAGTAAAATATAGGTATTTGGCAACAATCGGCAGGCCACCCCGGTCTGTTCCAGAGCGCAGGCGGAATCATATTGTATTTGGGGGCGTTGTGCAAGAGAGCCGGGATGCGGCTACCAGCGCGCCACCGTCACAATCTCATGACCCGTTCGCAGTCAGGGCAGATCCAGGTGGGTCCGTTGCTGATGCCCCACTTATTCTCTTCAAAGCATTCGGGGCAGATCTGGAATCCACAGGGGCAACTCCAGCAGAAGGGCTTTTCCTGTCGGCAGCAACTGCAGCGATACGCTCCCAACCGGCGGCGGCGATACCCTCTCTTATTGTTGTCCATGACCACTCGTGTCCAATTGGTTAATCAGCCAGGTGCGGTATGCATCGTTGCTGCGGACCACCTCGGTGGCGATTATTTCCGGGACCTCATAGGGGTGAATGGTGGCGATCCGATCCGCCAGCCGGTCAAACAGGGAGCGAACGCTTTTCATGACGAGAAGATACTCATCCTCAGTGGTTATACGCTCCTGCCACCAGTAGGAACTGGTGAGTGGGCCTGCTATCTGGACACAGGCGACCAGACGCCGCTGCAGCAGGTCGGTGGCGATCGTTTGTGCTTCTTCTGCCGTCGCGCAGGTGGTGGAGACAACGATGGGGATCATGGGGCACTCCTTTTGATGAGTCGCCAAGAATAACCGGAGGTCCTTGCGGAACCGCCCGACATCCTGGAGAGCACCGGGATGTTTAGTCTTCTTGTTTCTTTTGTCAAGCGCACTATAATGCACTTCTCGACGATCGTCTAAACCTTTGCCGGCCGGTTCGACCCGAGCCGGCCGGGCGTCTTTGCAACCTCAGCTCTGGAGCGGGCTACCCCATGTTTTTTGTTCTGGATATCGGCAATACCCATACCGTTGCCGGCCTGTATGAACAGGAGCGTCTGACGCGCCAATGGCGAATCAAGACCGATGCGGCGATGACCGCCGATGAGATTGCCATCACCTATCATAACCTCCTTTCCTTGGCTGGCGTTGATCTTGCGAAAATCGAGGGGGTGGCTCTGTCCAGCGTTGTACCGCAGCTGGATGGGGCTTACATTGCCTGTTGCCGTGACATGTTCGGCGGCTCGCGGCAACCGCGGTTATTCACCATCGATCATGAGACCGTGGCCGATATGATCACCATCCGGCTCGACAACCCCGCCGAGGTCGGCGCCGACCGTCTGGTCAACAGTATCGCCGCGTTGGAGTTGTGCGAGGGGTCTGCCATTGTCATCGATTTCGGCACCGCCATCACTTTCGATTGTGTCTCCGAGCGCGGGGAATATCTCGGCGGCCTGATTCTTCCCGGGATGAACATCTCGCTGGCCGCCCTGGCACAGAAGACGGCGAAATTACCCCAGATCGACATTACCACCCCGCCGAAGCAGCTTATCGGGACCAGTACCGTTGCAGCCATGAAGAGCGGGATGCTTTATGGGTACGGGGCGATGATCGAAGGGTTGATCGGCAGCCTCGTCCAGGAGATGAAAGAACTCGGTTTCACTACGATAACGGTATTTGCCACCGGCGGCATGGCCAGGGTCGTTCGACCATTCACGTCGTCCATCGAGCGCTACGAACCCAACCTCACCTTGGACGGCCTGGCCTTGATCTATCATCGTTTGAGGACCCTATGAAGCTGCTGAACCAACCTCTGCCACCTGCCCTGGTCCCTGGAGATCAGGTGGCCGTCATTGCCCCGGCGGGAAACCTGGTGGATTACGACCGCTATCGGACCGGTTGCTCGATTCTCAGAGACATGGGATTTGTGCTCGCGGAAGAGCGTCTCTCATGGCCCGGAAACGGCTACCTGGCCGATACCGATGGTGGGCGGGTGGCGGAATTCAACCGGGTCTGGGCGGATCCCCGGATCAAGGCGGTCATCGCCCTGCGCGGCGGGTACGGCTGCGCCCGACTGCTGGAACACCTCGATTTTGCGCTGCTGGCCCGGCAACCGAAAATCCTCGTCGGTTTTTCCGATATCTCTCTGCTCCTTAATACCATTTTCCTGCGTACCGGGCTGATCTGTCTGCACGGCCCGGTGGTCACCACCCTCCCCTTGTCCAATCACGCGTCACTGGAGCGTCTGTATCAATGCCTGATCGGTAATTGGCACCGATCGCTGGAAGAAGACATCGAAGTCGTACGCGGCGGTCCGGATGCGGCCGGGCCGCTGCTTGGCGGTAATCTGACCAGTCTGGCCAGCCTGATGGGTACCCCGTGGGCCCCCGATTGCAGCGGCGCAGTCCTCTTCCTCGAAGATGTCAACGAACCGCCCTATCGTCTCGATCGTGCCTTGACGCAACTGGCCCAATGCGGCGTTCTTGGACGAACGGCTGGTATCATCCTCGGCGAGTTCACCGACGATCGAGATCAGGACCCGCTGGAGAGGGAACGCCGTCAGGAGTTCGTCTGGACGCGGGTTTCCGAGTTGACCCGCGAGGAAGGGGTACCTATCTGGGGAAATTTCCCGGTGGGGCACGGCCGCCGGAACCTGACGCTGCCGATCGGGGAAACGGCGGTCATGGACAGCTCCCGTTGTCGGCTGCACTTGAGCGGACGCCGACCGGGACAGCCATATGGCCATTGACGTGAGGATTCGATGATGGTATCACTTATGCCGTAAAACCTTCTTACTCATCATTATACCTTGGTATTTATCTCATGCGTTCATCGTTTTTTTCTTCAGTTTTTCCACGTCTGTTGGCCGGGGCCTCCCTGCTGCTGCTCTGTTCCTCGCCGCTGTTTGCCGCTGAATATGTCAGCGTCAAGAATGACGGGGTCAATGTGCGAACCGGTCCGGGCACCGATCATCAGATCGCCATGGAGTTGTTTGCCGGTTATCCGCTGCAGGTCGTCGAGAAACAAGGTGATTGGCTGAAGATCGTAGACTTTGAAAAGGACACCGGCTGGATCTACGCGTCCCTGGTGGAAAACGGCAGCACGGTCATCATCAACGCAGCGAGCAACGTCAACATGCGAGCCGAGCCGACCACCTCGAGCCAGGTGATCGCCTCCGTCGAGCGGGGAGTGGTGATGACCCGGCTGGAAAAGAAGGGCGAGTGGAGCAAGCTCCGTCATGCCAGCGGCACCGTCGGCTGGATTCATAACTCGTTGCTCTGGCCGTAAACAGGCGTCGTCTAGCGGGATAACAGCCGGGCCAACACGGTATCGCAGGACAGAGGGACCCGTACGGTCGCTCCGGCCTTGTTGGTAAAGAGCAGATACCCCTGATCCAGGGCGAACAGGAAGAGGTCTCTGGTCAGCTGCACATCGCGTCGGCAATATTCGACGATCTGTTGGATCCGGCCTTCCCGGTACCAGCGCAGGGCCTGCAGGCCATCAGCCGATTTCGGTTGGCCGAGTGTCTGCTCGGCAAGACGGTTGAGGCTGAGTCGATAACCCAGGCGCTCCTCTATCTCCTTGAGCAGGTCGAACGATGGCCTGGCGAACAGGTGTCTGCCGGTGGCGCCGGCCAGAACCCGGTA encodes the following:
- a CDS encoding DNA topoisomerase IV subunit B — translated: MTTSSHLYDESKIKTLSSLEHIRKRPGMYIGRLGDGSHPDDGIYILLKEVIDNAVDEFIMGAGKRIDVQIDETGLTRVRDYGRGIPLGKVVECVSVINTGAKYNTDVFQFSVGLNGVGTKAVNALSEQFRVTSYRDGSYAAALFHRGILVERDQGESGEKNGTAVEFLPDRELFPDFIYDVTYIDRRLWRYVYLNAGLKIHFNKTIYHSANGLLDLLTKELNDSNLYQPIYYKDQTLEFAFSHTDAYGDSYYSFVNGTYTSEGGTHLSAFREGILKGINEFSGKKFMNKDVRDGIVGTLAIKIRDPIFESQTKNKLGNTDIRSWIANCVKDAVSSELYKNSETAEQLLDKIIRNEKVRKELQIVRTEARAKAKKVAIKIPQLKDCKYHPSKDKPSKPGYENMVFITEGQSAAGSIVSSRDPMRQAVFSLRGKPMNVLGQRLNLLYKNEEMYSLMQALNIEDSIADLRYDKVIIATDADVDGLHIRNLLMTFFLHYFEPLVKLGHIHILETPIYRVRNRDETIYCYSEKEKEAALRKLQGRGKAKKAAETTRFKGLGEISPKEFGQFIGDDIRLRNVTIDSISEIAQVLSFYMGKNTPERKQYIMEHLI
- the cutA gene encoding divalent-cation tolerance protein CutA, whose translation is MIPIVVSTTCATAEEAQTIATDLLQRRLVACVQIAGPLTSSYWWQERITTEDEYLLVMKSVRSLFDRLADRIATIHPYEVPEIIATEVVRSNDAYRTWLINQLDTSGHGQQ
- a CDS encoding type III pantothenate kinase encodes the protein MFFVLDIGNTHTVAGLYEQERLTRQWRIKTDAAMTADEIAITYHNLLSLAGVDLAKIEGVALSSVVPQLDGAYIACCRDMFGGSRQPRLFTIDHETVADMITIRLDNPAEVGADRLVNSIAALELCEGSAIVIDFGTAITFDCVSERGEYLGGLILPGMNISLAALAQKTAKLPQIDITTPPKQLIGTSTVAAMKSGMLYGYGAMIEGLIGSLVQEMKELGFTTITVFATGGMARVVRPFTSSIERYEPNLTLDGLALIYHRLRTL
- a CDS encoding S66 peptidase family protein, with product MKLLNQPLPPALVPGDQVAVIAPAGNLVDYDRYRTGCSILRDMGFVLAEERLSWPGNGYLADTDGGRVAEFNRVWADPRIKAVIALRGGYGCARLLEHLDFALLARQPKILVGFSDISLLLNTIFLRTGLICLHGPVVTTLPLSNHASLERLYQCLIGNWHRSLEEDIEVVRGGPDAAGPLLGGNLTSLASLMGTPWAPDCSGAVLFLEDVNEPPYRLDRALTQLAQCGVLGRTAGIILGEFTDDRDQDPLERERRQEFVWTRVSELTREEGVPIWGNFPVGHGRRNLTLPIGETAVMDSSRCRLHLSGRRPGQPYGH
- a CDS encoding SH3 domain-containing protein, producing the protein MRSSFFSSVFPRLLAGASLLLLCSSPLFAAEYVSVKNDGVNVRTGPGTDHQIAMELFAGYPLQVVEKQGDWLKIVDFEKDTGWIYASLVENGSTVIINAASNVNMRAEPTTSSQVIASVERGVVMTRLEKKGEWSKLRHASGTVGWIHNSLLWP